In Salmonella enterica subsp. enterica serovar Typhimurium str. LT2, a single window of DNA contains:
- a CDS encoding putative cytoplasmic protein, translated as MYSRADRLLRQFSLKLNTDSIVFDENRLCSFIIDNRYRILLTSTNSEYIMIYGFCGKPPDNNNLAFEFLNANLWFAENNGPHLCYDNNSQSLLLALNFSLNESSVEKLECEIEVVIRSMENLYHILQDKGITLDTDYT; from the coding sequence ATGTATTCAAGAGCCGATCGCTTATTAAGACAGTTTTCACTAAAATTAAATACCGATTCAATTGTCTTTGACGAAAACAGATTATGCTCATTTATTATAGATAACCGTTACCGTATCTTACTAACAAGCACTAACAGTGAGTATATAATGATATACGGTTTTTGCGGAAAACCTCCGGATAATAATAATCTTGCTTTTGAATTTCTCAATGCTAATTTATGGTTTGCAGAGAATAATGGACCACATTTGTGTTATGATAATAACTCACAATCATTATTACTGGCTCTCAACTTCTCACTCAATGAAAGTTCTGTAGAGAAACTTGAATGTGAAATTGAGGTAGTTATTAGATCAATGGAGAATCTGTATCACATTTTACAGGATAAAGGAATAACTCTGGATACCGATTATACGTGA
- a CDS encoding putative cytoplasmic protein encodes MARFNAAFTRIKIMFSRIRGLISCQSNTQTIAPTLSPPSSGHVSFAGIDYPLLPLNHQTPLVFQWFERNPDRFGQNEIPIINTQKNPYLNNIINAAIIEKERIIGIFVDGDFSKGQRKALGKLEQNYRNIKVIYNSDLNYSMYDKKLTTIYLENITKLEAQSASERDEVLLNGVKKSLEDVLKNNPEETLISSHNKDKGHLWFDFYRNLFLLKGSDAFLEAGKPGCHHLQPGGGCIYLDADMLLTDKLGTLYLPDGIAIHVSRKDNHVSLENGIIAVNRSEHPALIKGLEIMHSKPYGDPYNDWLSKGLRHYFDGSHIQDYDAFCDFIEFKHENIIMNTSSLTASSWR; translated from the coding sequence ATGGCACGTTTTAATGCCGCTTTTACAAGGATTAAAATAATGTTTTCCCGGATTAGAGGTTTGATTTCATGTCAAAGTAATACTCAAACCATCGCACCTACGCTCAGTCCACCTTCATCAGGCCATGTAAGTTTTGCTGGGATTGATTATCCTCTATTGCCACTAAATCACCAAACGCCGCTCGTTTTTCAGTGGTTTGAACGCAATCCAGATAGATTTGGTCAAAACGAAATTCCCATTATCAATACGCAGAAAAACCCTTATCTTAATAATATTATCAATGCTGCTATAATAGAAAAAGAAAGAATTATCGGTATTTTCGTTGATGGCGATTTTAGCAAGGGACAAAGAAAAGCATTGGGAAAATTGGAACAAAATTATAGAAACATAAAGGTTATTTACAATTCTGACCTTAATTATAGCATGTATGATAAAAAGTTAACGACGATTTATTTAGAAAACATCACCAAACTGGAAGCTCAGTCAGCAAGTGAACGAGATGAGGTCTTGCTTAACGGGGTAAAAAAAAGCCTGGAAGATGTCTTGAAAAACAATCCGGAGGAAACGCTTATTTCATCTCATAATAAAGACAAAGGTCACTTATGGTTTGACTTCTACAGAAATCTTTTCCTGCTAAAAGGAAGCGATGCCTTTCTGGAAGCTGGTAAACCTGGTTGTCATCATCTGCAACCAGGCGGTGGGTGCATATATCTTGATGCAGATATGTTACTTACTGATAAACTCGGTACTTTGTATTTACCTGATGGTATCGCTATCCATGTAAGTCGTAAAGATAATCATGTTAGCCTTGAAAATGGGATTATTGCTGTTAACCGCAGCGAGCATCCAGCATTAATAAAAGGACTCGAAATTATGCACAGTAAACCTTATGGCGATCCCTATAATGACTGGCTCAGTAAAGGGTTGAGGCATTATTTTGACGGTTCTCATATACAAGATTATGACGCATTTTGCGATTTCATTGAATTTAAACACGAAAATATCATTATGAACACAAGCAGTTTAACTGCCAGTTCTTGGAGGTAA
- the yegS gene encoding putative diacylglycerol kinase catalytic domain containing protein (similar to E. coli orf, hypothetical protein (AAC75147.1); Blastp hit to AAC75147.1 (299 aa), 85% identity in aa 1 - 299), whose protein sequence is MANFPASLLILNGKSADNQPLREAITLLRDEGIQIHVRVTWEKGDAQRYVDEARRLGVETVIAGGGDGTINEVSTALIQIRDGVAPALGLLPLGTANDFATSAGIPEALDKALKLAIAGNAMEIDMAMVNDKTCFINMATGGFGTRITTETPEKLKAALGGVSYLIHGLMRMDTLTPDRCEIRGENFHWQGDALVIGIGNGRQAGGGQQLCPTALINDGLLQLRIFTGEELLPALFSTLTQSDDNPNIIDGASAWFDIHAPHEITFNLDGEPLSGQEFHIEVLPGALRCRLPPDCPLLR, encoded by the coding sequence ATGGCTAACTTTCCCGCCAGCTTACTGATCCTCAATGGCAAAAGCGCTGATAACCAGCCGCTACGTGAGGCCATTACTCTACTTCGCGACGAAGGCATACAGATTCACGTTCGGGTAACCTGGGAAAAAGGCGACGCGCAGCGTTACGTTGATGAAGCCCGTAGACTGGGCGTTGAAACGGTGATTGCCGGCGGCGGAGACGGTACCATTAATGAAGTGTCGACCGCGCTCATCCAGATCCGCGACGGCGTAGCCCCTGCACTGGGCCTTTTGCCGCTCGGCACCGCCAACGATTTTGCCACCAGCGCCGGTATTCCTGAAGCGCTGGACAAAGCGCTGAAACTGGCGATTGCCGGAAACGCGATGGAAATTGATATGGCCATGGTCAATGATAAAACCTGTTTTATCAATATGGCGACGGGCGGTTTTGGCACCCGCATTACCACCGAAACGCCGGAAAAACTTAAAGCCGCATTGGGCGGCGTCTCCTATCTTATCCACGGTCTGATGAGAATGGATACGCTGACCCCTGATCGCTGCGAAATACGTGGCGAAAACTTTCACTGGCAGGGCGATGCGCTGGTGATCGGCATTGGCAATGGTCGTCAGGCTGGCGGCGGGCAGCAATTATGTCCCACCGCGCTGATTAACGACGGACTGTTACAGCTACGGATTTTTACCGGCGAAGAGCTGTTGCCGGCGCTGTTTTCCACGCTCACGCAGTCAGATGACAATCCGAATATTATTGACGGCGCCTCAGCGTGGTTTGATATTCATGCACCGCATGAAATCACGTTTAATCTGGATGGCGAACCACTCAGCGGGCAAGAATTTCATATTGAGGTGCTGCCTGGCGCATTACGCTGTCGGCTGCCGCCGGACTGCCCGTTGCTACGTTAA
- the yegV gene encoding putative sugar kinase (similar to E. coli putative kinase (AAC75161.1); Blastp hit to AAC75161.1 (321 aa), 76% identity in aa 1 - 321) codes for MNGARLLTLLPTLHTRRPLTVIGAAVIDIIADAWTLPRRGGDIELQQQSVNVGGCALNIAVALKRLGIDASNALPLGQGVWAERIRRRLAKEGLSSVIDAVEGDNGWCLALVEPDGERTFMSFSGVENQWNADWLSQLRTPRGSLVYLSGYQLASSCGEPLIQWLETVDDVTPFIDFGPRIGDITDDAMARIMACRPIVSLNRQEAIIAAERAGLATDTRTFGEAWVNRFSAPLVVRHDKDGAWYFSAQSSGVVPAFPATVVDTIGAGDSHAGGVLAGLASGWSLADAVLLGNAVASWVVGHRGGDCAPTREALLLAHKNV; via the coding sequence ATGAACGGCGCACGGTTGCTGACATTATTACCGACCCTGCATACCCGGCGTCCGCTCACCGTTATCGGCGCGGCAGTGATCGATATCATTGCCGACGCCTGGACGTTGCCGCGTCGCGGAGGCGATATTGAACTGCAACAACAGAGCGTCAATGTCGGCGGCTGTGCGCTGAATATTGCCGTGGCGTTGAAACGACTGGGGATTGACGCCAGCAATGCGCTGCCGCTGGGCCAGGGCGTGTGGGCGGAGAGGATTCGCCGCCGTCTGGCAAAAGAGGGATTATCCAGCGTGATTGACGCGGTTGAAGGAGATAACGGCTGGTGTCTGGCGTTAGTCGAACCGGATGGCGAACGCACGTTTATGTCTTTTAGCGGCGTGGAAAACCAGTGGAATGCAGACTGGTTGTCGCAGCTCAGGACACCGCGGGGCAGTCTTGTCTACCTGTCCGGCTATCAACTGGCCTCGTCCTGTGGCGAACCACTGATCCAGTGGCTGGAAACCGTCGACGATGTCACGCCTTTTATCGATTTTGGCCCACGAATCGGTGATATTACAGACGATGCAATGGCGCGCATTATGGCCTGCCGGCCCATCGTCTCCCTCAATCGCCAGGAAGCCATCATCGCCGCGGAACGCGCCGGACTTGCGACCGATACGCGCACTTTCGGCGAAGCATGGGTAAACCGCTTTTCCGCGCCGCTGGTGGTGCGCCACGATAAAGACGGAGCGTGGTATTTTAGCGCGCAATCTTCCGGCGTTGTGCCAGCGTTTCCGGCAACCGTGGTGGATACCATCGGCGCGGGCGACAGCCATGCTGGCGGCGTGCTGGCAGGACTGGCGTCAGGCTGGTCGCTCGCGGATGCCGTACTGCTGGGAAATGCGGTGGCGAGCTGGGTGGTCGGGCATCGCGGCGGCGACTGCGCGCCCACGCGCGAGGCGCTACTCCTCGCACACAAAAACGTATAG
- the yegQ gene encoding putative protease (similar to E. coli orf, hypothetical protein (AAC75142.1); Blastp hit to AAC75142.1 (453 aa), 96% identity in aa 1 - 453), whose product MFKPELLSPAGTLKNMRYAFAYGADAVYAGQPRYSLRVRNNEFNHENLQLGINEAHALGKKFYVVVNIAPHNAKLKTFIRDLKPVVEMGPDALIMSDPGLIMLVREHFPAMPIHLSVQANAVNWATVKFWQQMGLTRVILSRELSLEEIEEIRQQVPDMEIEIFVHGALCMAYSGRCLLSGYINKRDPNQGTCTNACRWEYNVQEGKEDVVGNIVHKHEPIPVQNVEPTLGIGAPTDKVFMIEEAQRPGEYMTAFEDEHGTYIMNSKDLRAIAHVERLTKMGVHSLKIEGRTKSFYYCARTAQVYRKAIDDAAAGKPFDPTLLETLEGLAHRGYTEGFLRRHTHDDYQNYEYGYSVSERQQFVGEFTGERKGQLAAVAVKNKFSVGDSLELMTPQGNINFTLEQMENAKGDAMPVAPGDGYTVWMPVPQDVTLDYALLMRNFSGESTRNPHAK is encoded by the coding sequence ATGTTTAAACCAGAACTCCTTTCGCCGGCGGGAACGCTGAAAAATATGCGTTACGCTTTCGCTTACGGTGCCGATGCCGTCTATGCGGGCCAACCACGCTACTCTTTACGCGTGCGTAATAACGAATTCAATCACGAAAATTTGCAGCTTGGCATCAACGAAGCCCACGCGCTCGGAAAAAAATTCTACGTGGTGGTGAACATCGCCCCGCATAACGCCAAGCTCAAAACCTTTATCCGTGACCTGAAACCCGTCGTCGAGATGGGCCCGGATGCGCTGATCATGTCCGATCCAGGGTTGATTATGCTGGTACGCGAGCACTTCCCGGCAATGCCGATTCACCTGTCGGTACAGGCTAATGCCGTAAACTGGGCGACGGTAAAATTCTGGCAGCAGATGGGACTGACCCGCGTGATTCTCTCCCGCGAGCTGTCGCTGGAAGAGATTGAGGAAATTCGCCAGCAGGTGCCGGATATGGAAATAGAAATTTTCGTCCACGGCGCGCTATGCATGGCCTATTCCGGCCGCTGCCTGCTTTCCGGCTACATCAATAAACGCGATCCGAATCAGGGCACCTGCACCAATGCCTGCCGTTGGGAATATAACGTGCAGGAAGGAAAAGAAGACGTTGTCGGCAACATCGTGCATAAGCATGAACCGATTCCGGTACAGAACGTTGAGCCGACGCTCGGTATCGGCGCGCCGACGGATAAAGTGTTTATGATAGAAGAGGCCCAAAGACCGGGCGAATACATGACCGCGTTCGAAGACGAGCATGGCACCTATATCATGAACTCAAAAGATTTGCGCGCTATCGCCCACGTGGAGCGCCTGACGAAAATGGGCGTCCACTCGCTGAAAATCGAAGGCCGCACCAAATCCTTTTATTACTGCGCCCGTACCGCCCAGGTCTACCGTAAGGCCATCGACGACGCCGCCGCGGGTAAACCCTTCGACCCTACGCTGCTGGAAACGCTGGAAGGTCTGGCTCATCGCGGCTATACCGAAGGTTTCCTGCGTCGCCATACGCACGACGATTACCAGAATTACGAGTACGGGTACTCCGTTTCCGAACGCCAGCAATTTGTCGGCGAGTTCACCGGTGAGCGTAAAGGCCAACTGGCGGCCGTGGCGGTGAAAAATAAATTCTCCGTTGGCGATAGTCTGGAGCTGATGACACCGCAGGGAAATATCAATTTCACCCTGGAACAGATGGAGAACGCCAAAGGCGACGCTATGCCGGTGGCACCTGGCGATGGCTATACCGTCTGGATGCCCGTCCCGCAGGACGTTACGCTGGATTACGCACTATTGATGCGTAATTTCTCAGGCGAATCAACGCGTAACCCCCATGCTAAGTAG
- a CDS encoding putative inner membrane protein, with translation MNVTSGVNAQTPLLPPSERGNDEKPVAEIVDFNAYGNKPRCLMCLGTTALFTSVFSGVCSGAVASVSSGAAYTTALTVLGASFGMGGIGMMGICAGLYLSANGIRTRPAWP, from the coding sequence ATGAATGTCACTTCAGGCGTGAATGCGCAAACGCCATTGCTCCCTCCTTCTGAACGGGGTAATGACGAAAAACCGGTAGCTGAAATCGTTGATTTTAACGCTTACGGCAATAAACCCAGATGTTTAATGTGCCTGGGAACCACGGCATTGTTTACAAGTGTTTTCAGTGGGGTATGCTCAGGGGCTGTCGCCAGTGTCAGTAGTGGTGCGGCATATACTACCGCTCTGACGGTTTTAGGCGCATCGTTTGGCATGGGGGGAATTGGTATGATGGGAATATGCGCCGGACTATACCTTAGCGCAAATGGCATCAGAACCCGGCCAGCCTGGCCATAA
- the yegW gene encoding putative gntR family regulatory protein (similar to E. coli putative transcriptional regulator (AAC75162.1); Blastp hit to AAC75162.1 (248 aa), 92% identity in aa 1 - 248) → MEQAHTRLIAQLNERISAADNTPLYMKFAQTVKDAVRSGILEHGNILPGERDLSQLTGVSRITVRKAMQALEEEGVVTRARGYGTQINNIFEYSLKEARGFSQQVVLRGKKPDTLWVNKRVVSCPDEVAQHLAIPAGSDVFLLKRIRYVDEDAVSIEESWVPAHLIHDVDAIGISLYDYFRRQHIYPQRTRSRVSARMPDDEFQSHIQMDGKVPVLVIKQVALDQQQRPIEYSISYCRSDLYVFVCEE, encoded by the coding sequence ATGGAACAAGCGCATACCCGGCTCATCGCGCAACTGAATGAACGAATTTCAGCGGCGGATAATACGCCGCTATACATGAAATTCGCCCAGACGGTAAAGGATGCCGTGCGCAGCGGTATTCTTGAGCACGGTAATATTTTGCCTGGCGAACGCGATCTCAGCCAGCTTACCGGCGTCTCGCGCATCACGGTACGAAAAGCGATGCAGGCGCTGGAAGAAGAGGGTGTTGTCACGCGCGCCCGCGGCTACGGTACGCAAATCAATAATATCTTTGAATATTCCCTGAAAGAGGCGCGGGGATTTTCTCAGCAGGTTGTCTTGCGCGGCAAAAAACCGGATACGCTATGGGTTAACAAACGCGTGGTAAGTTGTCCGGATGAGGTCGCGCAGCACCTGGCGATCCCCGCAGGCAGCGACGTCTTTTTACTCAAACGCATTCGTTATGTTGATGAGGACGCGGTATCGATTGAAGAGTCCTGGGTGCCCGCGCATCTGATTCATGATGTCGACGCGATTGGTATTTCTCTGTATGACTATTTTCGTCGCCAGCACATTTACCCTCAGCGTACCCGATCCCGCGTCAGCGCCCGGATGCCGGATGATGAGTTTCAGTCGCATATTCAAATGGATGGTAAAGTGCCGGTGCTGGTGATTAAGCAGGTGGCGCTCGATCAGCAGCAGCGGCCTATTGAATACAGCATCAGTTATTGTCGTAGCGACCTATACGTTTTTGTGTGCGAGGAGTAG
- the yegT gene encoding putative MFS family transport protein (similar to E. coli putative nucleoside permease protein (AAC75159.1); Blastp hit to AAC75159.1 (425 aa), 94% identity in aa 1 - 425): MKTTFKLSFMMFVEWFIWGAWFVPLWLWLNKSGFSAGEIGWSYACTAIAAILSPILVGSVTDRFFSAQKVLAVLMFAGAVLMYFAAQQTTFAGFFPLLLAYSLTYMPTIALTNSIAFANVPDVERDFPRIRVMGTIGWIASGLACGFLPQMLGYNDISPTNIPLLITAASSALLGVFAFCLPDTPPKSTGKMDIKVMLGLDALVLLRDKNFLVFFFCSFLFAMPLAFYYIFANGYLTEVGMKNATGWMTLGQFSEIFFMLALPFFTKRFGIKKVLLLGLITAAIRYGFFVYGGAETYFTYALLFLGILLHGVSYDFYYVTAYIYVDKKAPVHMRTAAQGLITLCCQGFGSLLGYRLGGVMMEKMFAYPQPVNGLTFNWAGMWTFGAVMIAVIALLFMIFFRESDKEITAIDDRDIALTQGEVK, translated from the coding sequence ATGAAAACGACCTTTAAACTGTCGTTCATGATGTTCGTGGAGTGGTTTATCTGGGGCGCCTGGTTCGTCCCCCTGTGGCTATGGCTAAATAAAAGCGGGTTTTCCGCCGGTGAAATAGGCTGGTCTTATGCCTGTACCGCCATTGCGGCGATCCTGTCGCCGATTCTGGTCGGCTCCGTTACCGACCGTTTTTTCTCAGCGCAAAAAGTCCTGGCGGTACTGATGTTTGCAGGCGCCGTGCTGATGTATTTCGCGGCGCAGCAAACCACCTTCGCCGGATTCTTTCCGCTGCTTCTGGCCTATTCATTGACCTATATGCCGACCATCGCGCTGACAAACAGCATTGCCTTCGCTAACGTACCGGACGTTGAACGCGATTTTCCACGCATTCGCGTTATGGGAACCATTGGGTGGATTGCCTCCGGCCTCGCCTGTGGATTCCTGCCGCAAATGTTAGGCTATAACGATATTTCCCCCACCAACATTCCACTGCTCATAACCGCCGCAAGTTCAGCGTTGCTGGGCGTATTTGCGTTCTGTCTGCCAGACACGCCGCCAAAAAGCACCGGCAAGATGGATATTAAAGTGATGCTGGGGCTGGATGCGCTGGTCCTGCTGCGCGATAAAAACTTTCTCGTTTTCTTCTTCTGTTCCTTTCTGTTTGCGATGCCGCTGGCCTTCTACTACATCTTCGCTAACGGCTATCTGACAGAAGTAGGAATGAAGAACGCCACCGGCTGGATGACGCTCGGCCAGTTCTCTGAAATCTTCTTTATGCTGGCGCTGCCCTTTTTCACTAAGCGCTTTGGTATTAAAAAGGTATTATTGCTTGGTCTTATTACCGCCGCGATCCGCTACGGCTTTTTTGTCTATGGCGGCGCGGAGACGTACTTCACTTACGCCCTGCTGTTCCTCGGTATTTTGCTGCACGGCGTAAGTTACGATTTCTACTACGTCACCGCCTACATTTATGTCGATAAAAAAGCGCCGGTTCATATGCGTACCGCTGCGCAAGGGCTTATCACCCTCTGCTGTCAGGGATTCGGCAGCCTGCTGGGCTATCGTCTCGGCGGCGTGATGATGGAAAAAATGTTTGCTTATCCGCAACCGGTTAACGGTCTGACATTCAACTGGGCGGGCATGTGGACGTTTGGCGCAGTGATGATTGCCGTCATCGCGCTACTGTTTATGATTTTCTTTCGCGAATCGGACAAAGAGATCACTGCTATTGACGATCGCGATATTGCGTTGACACAAGGGGAAGTAAAATGA
- the fbaB gene encoding 3-oxoacyl-[acyl-carrier-protein] synthase I (similar to E. coli orf, hypothetical protein (AAC75158.1); Blastp hit to AAC75158.1 (374 aa), 96% identity in aa 25 - 374), whose product MTDIAQLLGKDADSLLQHRCMTIPSDQLYLPGKDYVDRVMIDNNRPPAVLRNMQTLYNTGRLAGTGYLSILPVDQGVEHSAGASFAANPRYFDPKNIVELAIEAGCNCVASTYGVLASVSRRYAHRIPFLVKLNHNETLSYPTEYDQTLYASVEQAFNMGAVAVGATIYFGSEQSRRQIEEISAAFERAHELGMVTVLWAYLRNSSFKKDGVDYHVSADLTGQANHLAATIGADIVKQKMAENNGGYKAVNFGYTDDRVYSKLTSDNPIDLVRYQLANCYMGRAGLINSGGADGGDTDLGDAVRTAVINKRAGGMGLILGRKAFKKSMADGVKLINAVQDVYLDSKVTIA is encoded by the coding sequence ATGACTGATATTGCGCAGTTGCTTGGCAAAGACGCCGACAGCCTTTTACAGCATCGTTGTATGACCATTCCTTCCGATCAGCTTTATCTACCCGGCAAGGATTATGTTGACCGGGTGATGATTGACAATAATCGTCCACCAGCCGTTCTGCGTAATATGCAGACGCTCTATAATACTGGACGCCTGGCGGGAACAGGATACCTTTCGATACTGCCCGTCGATCAGGGGGTGGAGCACTCCGCCGGCGCCTCTTTTGCGGCTAACCCGCGCTACTTTGACCCAAAAAACATTGTTGAATTGGCGATTGAGGCCGGCTGTAACTGCGTGGCCTCTACCTACGGCGTACTGGCCTCGGTTTCACGGCGCTATGCGCACCGTATTCCGTTTTTGGTCAAACTGAATCACAACGAAACATTGAGCTATCCGACAGAGTACGATCAGACCCTGTACGCCAGCGTTGAGCAGGCGTTCAATATGGGTGCCGTGGCGGTAGGCGCGACGATCTATTTCGGTTCGGAACAGTCTCGTCGCCAGATTGAAGAGATCTCCGCAGCTTTTGAGCGTGCGCATGAGCTGGGTATGGTGACCGTATTGTGGGCTTACCTGCGTAATTCTTCCTTTAAAAAAGACGGCGTTGATTACCATGTATCCGCTGACCTGACGGGGCAAGCCAACCATCTGGCCGCTACGATTGGCGCGGATATTGTGAAACAGAAAATGGCCGAGAATAATGGCGGTTATAAAGCAGTCAACTTCGGCTATACCGATGACCGCGTGTACAGCAAACTGACCAGCGATAACCCGATCGATTTGGTACGTTACCAGTTGGCGAACTGCTATATGGGACGCGCCGGGCTTATCAACTCCGGCGGCGCGGACGGCGGCGACACTGACCTCGGCGACGCGGTTCGTACCGCGGTGATCAACAAACGAGCCGGTGGAATGGGGCTAATTCTGGGACGTAAAGCCTTTAAGAAATCGATGGCTGATGGCGTGAAGTTGATTAACGCCGTACAAGATGTCTATCTGGATAGCAAAGTCACCATCGCCTGA
- the yegU gene encoding putative glycohydrolase (similar to E. coli orf, hypothetical protein (AAC75160.1); Blastp hit to AAC75160.1 (334 aa), 83% identity in aa 1 - 334), whose protein sequence is MKAERILGALYGQALGDAMGMPSELWPRTRVKAHFGWIDRFLPGPKENNAACYFNRAEFTDDTAMALCLADALLECEGNIDPEIIGRNILAWAERFDAFNKNVLGPTSKIALNAIRDGKPIAALENNGVTNGAAMRVSPLGCLLPPTNLTAFIAEVALASSPTHKSDLAVAGAVVVAWAVSRAVNGDTWQSIADSLPAVAHQAQTARITTFSASLSARLELALNIVRHADGVESASEQLYQIIGAGTSTIESVPCAIAMVELANTDPNRCAVLCANLGGDTDTIGAMATAICGALHGVSAINPQLKQTLDEVNQLDFARYAVALASYRQRREAL, encoded by the coding sequence ATGAAAGCAGAACGTATTCTCGGTGCTCTTTACGGGCAAGCGTTAGGGGATGCGATGGGAATGCCCTCTGAGCTGTGGCCGAGAACGCGCGTCAAAGCGCATTTCGGCTGGATTGACCGCTTTCTGCCCGGGCCAAAAGAAAATAATGCCGCCTGCTATTTTAACCGCGCGGAGTTTACGGATGATACCGCAATGGCGCTCTGCCTGGCCGACGCGCTACTCGAATGCGAAGGCAACATTGATCCCGAGATTATTGGGCGTAACATCCTCGCCTGGGCGGAACGCTTTGATGCGTTCAATAAAAATGTACTCGGCCCGACGTCAAAAATAGCGCTGAATGCGATTCGCGACGGCAAACCCATCGCGGCGCTGGAAAATAACGGCGTGACTAACGGCGCGGCCATGCGCGTTTCGCCGTTGGGCTGCCTGTTGCCGCCAACTAACCTGACAGCCTTTATAGCAGAAGTGGCGTTAGCCTCCAGCCCGACGCATAAATCCGATCTGGCGGTGGCTGGCGCCGTGGTTGTCGCCTGGGCCGTCTCACGAGCGGTTAACGGCGACACGTGGCAAAGTATTGCCGACTCGCTCCCCGCCGTCGCCCATCAGGCGCAGACAGCGCGTATTACCACGTTTAGCGCCTCGCTATCGGCACGTCTGGAACTGGCGCTAAACATTGTCCGCCATGCCGACGGCGTCGAATCTGCCAGCGAACAGCTCTATCAGATCATCGGCGCGGGAACCAGCACCATTGAATCGGTTCCCTGCGCTATCGCCATGGTGGAACTGGCGAATACCGATCCTAACCGCTGTGCCGTGCTGTGCGCTAACCTCGGCGGCGATACCGACACTATCGGCGCGATGGCCACCGCCATTTGCGGCGCGTTGCACGGGGTAAGCGCCATTAACCCCCAGTTAAAGCAAACGCTGGACGAGGTTAATCAGCTGGATTTTGCGCGCTATGCCGTTGCGCTGGCGAGTTATCGTCAACGGCGGGAGGCACTATGA